In Helianthus annuus cultivar XRQ/B chromosome 9, HanXRQr2.0-SUNRISE, whole genome shotgun sequence, the following are encoded in one genomic region:
- the LOC110876586 gene encoding uncharacterized protein LOC110876586 gives MNFFCKEFKDMRKLSSNDETFHLSWMQIRKIIDIIFSRKTPTPDIYVQWGEYAISFYLKMCTCFRVDYQHLEATDCDNKLLLPETSLKEQEEHTECSGVNQPSTKEVSYEERLEQEDHTECSCVNQLLTTNMSYEERLYQRRNGVQFFLLNNFASFETKELSKLITSSTQFFFYFRFPNS, from the exons ATGAACTTTTTCTGTAAAGAGTTTAAGGACATGAGGAAGCTTAGTTCCAACGATGAGACCTTTCATCTTTCATGGATGCAGATTCGTAAAATTATAGATATAATTTTCTCACGCAAGACACCTACTCCTGACATATATGTGCAGTGGGGTGAGTATGCCATATCATTCTATCTTAAAATGTGTACCTGCTTCAGAGTTGATTATCAGCATTTAGAGGCTACTGACTGTGATAACAAACTACTTTTACCCGAGACGTCATTGAAGGAACAG GAAGAGCATACGGAGTGTAGTGGCGTGAACCAACCCTCTACAAAAGAGGTGTCATATGAGGAGCGTTTAGAACAG GAAGATCATACAGAGTGTAGTTGCGTGAACCAACTCCTTACAACAAATATGTCATATGAGGAGCGCTTATATCAG AGGAGGAATGGAGTGCAGTTCTTTCTCCTGAACAATTTCGCATCCTTCGAAACAAAGGAACTGAGTAAGTTGATTACTTCATccactcaattttttttttattttcggttcCCAAATAGTTAG